A part of Aminivibrio pyruvatiphilus genomic DNA contains:
- a CDS encoding STAS domain-containing protein: MKVDISKSGAGARVRLGGSMYVEDSASVREQLIGLLEEGIIHLTIDLSGLEYVDSSGLGVLISIHKRCLQKGGKMVITGLRGMVEELFRLTRLDLVFNVSHQ, encoded by the coding sequence ATGAAAGTGGATATTAGCAAAAGCGGCGCCGGGGCGCGGGTACGCCTGGGCGGCAGCATGTACGTCGAGGATTCGGCGTCCGTGAGGGAGCAGCTCATAGGGCTTCTTGAAGAAGGGATAATCCACCTGACCATCGACCTTTCGGGCCTGGAATACGTGGACAGCTCCGGGCTGGGGGTCCTGATCTCCATTCACAAGAGATGCCTCCAGAAGGGCGGAAAGATGGTCATCACAGGCCTTCGGGGGATGGTGGAGGAACTGTTCCGGCTCACCCGCCTTGATCTCGTGTTCAACGTGTCCCACCAGTAA
- a CDS encoding HD-GYP domain-containing protein translates to MPTDRRTSEQDDQLLALMGLGAQSGKKSHYPELKRRLAELERVQALLDRAQDAIFVVSLPDETVEYRNESALGLRGGFGRREQRPLEDFLKGPDGRGLTIRSCFPDPGEGEDRMILPLLTEKGVRRFEASFMAAETEGRLSGVLILRDQEDRIRTEARLAESLRQVEQARMRTVHLTATLVEIKDSYTGKNQRQAAGLAHAIGTALGMTGDPLENLVTATLLHDVGMMAIPAEILCIPGPLRPVDRRLMQEHASIGCDILKKQGFPPEIHLTVLHHHERMDGSGYPKGLKGEEIPFGARIAGIADVTEAMLSHRPYRPAWPLEKVLEELSGKKGVLYDPEAAETCIKLLEGGYTLDDEWFYKR, encoded by the coding sequence ATGCCTACTGACCGGCGGACATCCGAGCAGGACGACCAGCTCCTGGCCCTCATGGGGCTCGGAGCCCAGTCGGGGAAGAAAAGCCACTACCCGGAGCTGAAGCGGCGGCTCGCCGAGCTTGAACGGGTCCAGGCACTGCTGGACAGGGCCCAGGACGCTATCTTCGTGGTCTCCCTTCCCGATGAAACCGTGGAGTACAGGAACGAATCCGCCCTTGGTCTCCGCGGCGGCTTCGGGCGGAGAGAACAGCGTCCCCTGGAGGACTTCCTCAAGGGACCCGACGGGAGAGGACTCACCATCAGGTCATGTTTTCCCGACCCCGGGGAGGGGGAGGACCGTATGATCCTTCCCCTGCTGACCGAGAAGGGCGTCCGGCGGTTCGAGGCTTCCTTCATGGCGGCGGAGACGGAAGGCCGCCTCTCCGGGGTACTCATCCTCAGGGACCAGGAGGACAGGATCCGCACGGAGGCCCGGCTCGCCGAATCCCTGCGGCAGGTGGAGCAGGCCCGGATGCGGACCGTCCATCTCACCGCCACCCTCGTGGAGATCAAGGACTCCTACACGGGCAAGAACCAGCGCCAGGCCGCGGGCCTCGCCCACGCCATCGGCACGGCTCTCGGAATGACGGGAGACCCCCTGGAAAACCTGGTAACGGCCACACTCCTCCACGACGTGGGGATGATGGCCATTCCCGCGGAAATTCTCTGCATTCCGGGACCTCTCCGTCCTGTGGACCGCCGGCTGATGCAGGAACACGCCTCCATAGGATGCGACATTCTGAAGAAACAGGGATTCCCGCCGGAGATCCACCTCACGGTGCTCCACCACCATGAACGCATGGACGGCAGCGGCTATCCGAAGGGCCTGAAGGGAGAGGAAATCCCTTTCGGGGCCCGGATCGCCGGCATTGCCGACGTGACGGAGGCCATGCTGAGCCACAGGCCCTACCGCCCCGCCTGGCCCCTGGAAAAGGTGCTGGAGGAACTCTCGGGAAAAAAAGGGGTCCTTTATGACCCGGAAGCGGCTGAAACCTGCATAAAACTGCTTGAAGGAGGGTACACCCTCGACGACGAGTGGTTTTACAAAAGGTAA
- the murB gene encoding UDP-N-acetylmuramate dehydrogenase, translating into MILAEKLQKLRVGVVSPMEPLKDHCSWKIGGPADALVQPRTEEEILRLLEFVRGENVPFLVLGKGTNLLFPDGGIRGVVMKLGRLFSEFSISGTEVRARGGIWVPKLVKNLADAGLSGFEHAAGIPGSLGGLVTMNGGSLRHSAGENIRSVDAVSLAGERRTFVNEECGFSYRRSLFQDPPDVPEKRWIVLGAVLDFRRSEPGAVRREQIRVLGERRGKFPLDLPNCGSVFTNDPAVFELAGPPGKIIEDTGLKGETVGGARVSSLHANFIVNLGGASSRDVLGLIGLVRRRVHDRIGVWLDCEVRYADETGKLVPASEACP; encoded by the coding sequence ATGATCCTTGCGGAAAAGCTGCAGAAACTCCGTGTGGGGGTGGTCTCCCCCATGGAGCCGCTGAAAGACCATTGTTCGTGGAAGATCGGGGGGCCGGCGGACGCCCTGGTCCAGCCCCGCACGGAGGAGGAGATCCTCCGGCTCCTGGAATTTGTCAGGGGAGAGAATGTGCCCTTTCTTGTCTTGGGGAAGGGGACGAACCTGCTCTTCCCTGACGGCGGCATCCGGGGCGTGGTGATGAAGCTGGGGAGGCTTTTTTCGGAATTTTCTATCTCCGGTACGGAGGTGAGGGCCAGGGGAGGAATCTGGGTGCCGAAGCTGGTAAAGAACCTTGCCGACGCAGGGCTTTCCGGCTTCGAGCACGCGGCGGGCATTCCCGGCTCCCTGGGCGGTCTGGTCACCATGAACGGAGGAAGCCTCCGGCACAGTGCCGGAGAGAACATCCGGTCCGTGGACGCCGTCTCGCTTGCCGGGGAACGGCGGACATTCGTGAATGAAGAGTGCGGCTTCTCCTACCGGCGGTCCCTCTTCCAGGATCCTCCCGACGTGCCGGAAAAACGGTGGATCGTCCTCGGCGCCGTCCTGGATTTCCGGCGGTCGGAACCCGGCGCGGTGAGGAGGGAACAGATCCGGGTCCTCGGGGAGCGCAGGGGCAAGTTTCCCCTTGACCTGCCCAACTGCGGCTCCGTGTTCACCAACGATCCGGCGGTCTTCGAGCTCGCGGGCCCTCCGGGAAAGATCATCGAGGACACGGGCCTCAAGGGGGAGACCGTGGGAGGGGCCCGGGTTTCCTCTCTGCACGCCAATTTTATCGTCAACCTCGGGGGGGCGTCCTCCCGGGATGTCCTTGGCCTCATCGGCCTGGTCCGGCGCAGGGTTCACGACAGGATAGGCGTCTGGCTCGACTGCGAAGTCCGGTACGCCGACGAGACGGGGAAGCTCGTCCCGGCATCGGAGGCCTGCCCGTGA
- a CDS encoding AAA family ATPase, with protein sequence MKITEFFVNNFGVFSGSGAKLSKGLTIFHGENESGKTTLMNFFRRLLFSRGKNGRGKANLYEPLNGGQHGGSARIRMEDGRDYILTVEGQKNLIAPADGGPAAELSPDFFSISRDVYESVFAMGLGEMQSLDPLNSSDVAARFFAAGAGLGSASLPKLLSLLDARQNELYRPWGNARSASAVNRLLASMGETDAAIRDLRERNGAWRRMKDDLSAMEDSIEKKKERLEILKGRIARLELLEKARPSRKALEETELRLAGMTELHPFPENGLSRLERLKEEKERIEAAVARLEEEKAAKAREKAVLEADPVLGCLQARQEVEGLEHESEQFRASLARRGLLEKEIGDAEKAFRGNLENLCSWWTEEHLAGADVSAQAIDYARRTAERKELLERRKGEEEKSLVQWNRLREDRRSEAASLDRETAGVETRAKRATERWSLITGLRAVFGELCDEEEELANLEEARTTIISEKAVLAEEEPPEPGTMVALISGALLAVGGGGTYQAWLTSDRLWFFGAVALFSASLLSFIAHRDQQKRYETALSWWTRRMDDLDLRMEETLLLLESQKARVERLRNRREELGERLGIRAPRFANEMDELLEEGERDNSANERFAVLSERSRQMAAVMARMDSESEAMESALERTAAELDSLVAEWRRWLAGRQFDQNLAPKDMEALVPRILQLRSEKSAIESRKAEMRELERYISSVRQRIADLAGLFAGAGAELSEEPDPSSIRILAAALRQAGERKGEIAALERDLAALSVSLSGHRGELEVNGEKTGELFTIAGSENEERYRALAARWDERERLLDDASRERKVLLGLFGTAEEVEKAGEELLALPAEDGAKERERAAEEAAVLEKEFEAAADSRGRLALRLEQIAADERLGELLFSRSEMERKLDDSVKEWLSVILARHFLEVSKEKHERERQPEVIRRAGKYLALMTGNRYTLLSGGGERGLSVVLEGNDPSRERKDEVKWSSGLADQVYLSMRLSLATLWGRNSEPLPLILDDLLVRFDETRQQGAAEAILEAAEDNQVLLFTCQKKTLDIFRTVVEARGTAPDFLAFHHIERGTFRPAV encoded by the coding sequence ATGAAGATAACGGAATTTTTTGTCAATAACTTCGGTGTTTTCTCGGGCTCGGGAGCTAAACTGTCTAAAGGGCTCACCATCTTTCATGGAGAGAACGAAAGCGGCAAGACCACCCTGATGAATTTCTTCCGCCGCCTGCTTTTCAGCAGGGGGAAGAACGGCAGGGGGAAGGCGAACCTGTACGAGCCCCTGAATGGCGGGCAGCACGGAGGCTCCGCAAGGATCCGCATGGAGGACGGGAGGGATTACATCCTGACCGTGGAGGGGCAGAAGAACCTCATTGCTCCCGCCGACGGGGGCCCTGCCGCCGAGCTTTCGCCGGATTTCTTCTCCATCAGCAGGGATGTCTACGAGAGCGTTTTCGCCATGGGGCTCGGGGAGATGCAGTCCCTGGACCCCCTGAACTCTTCCGACGTGGCCGCCCGGTTCTTTGCCGCCGGAGCCGGCCTGGGGTCGGCATCCCTTCCGAAACTGCTCTCGCTGCTCGATGCCCGGCAGAATGAACTCTACCGGCCGTGGGGGAACGCCCGGAGTGCGTCGGCGGTGAACCGGCTTCTCGCCTCCATGGGCGAAACGGACGCCGCCATACGGGATCTCAGGGAGCGTAACGGCGCATGGCGGAGGATGAAGGACGACCTGTCTGCCATGGAAGACTCCATTGAAAAGAAGAAGGAGCGGCTGGAGATCCTCAAAGGACGGATCGCCAGGCTGGAGCTTCTTGAAAAGGCCCGCCCCTCCCGGAAGGCCCTCGAGGAGACTGAACTGAGGCTTGCCGGTATGACGGAGCTTCATCCCTTTCCCGAAAACGGCCTGTCCCGGCTGGAACGGCTGAAAGAGGAGAAGGAAAGGATAGAGGCCGCCGTCGCCCGCCTGGAGGAAGAAAAGGCGGCGAAGGCAAGGGAGAAGGCCGTCCTGGAGGCGGACCCCGTCCTCGGGTGTCTTCAAGCGCGGCAGGAAGTGGAGGGATTGGAGCACGAGAGCGAGCAGTTCCGGGCATCTCTCGCCAGAAGGGGGCTTCTGGAAAAGGAGATAGGGGACGCGGAAAAGGCCTTCAGGGGAAACCTGGAGAATCTCTGTTCCTGGTGGACGGAAGAACACCTCGCCGGGGCCGATGTCTCTGCCCAAGCCATAGACTACGCCAGAAGGACCGCAGAGCGGAAGGAGCTTCTCGAGAGGAGGAAGGGTGAAGAGGAGAAATCCCTTGTCCAGTGGAATCGCCTGCGGGAAGACCGGAGAAGCGAGGCCGCTTCCCTCGACCGGGAAACGGCGGGAGTGGAGACAAGAGCAAAGCGGGCCACCGAGCGGTGGAGCCTCATCACCGGCCTGCGGGCCGTGTTCGGGGAACTCTGCGACGAGGAAGAGGAGCTGGCGAACCTCGAGGAAGCCAGGACCACCATTATCAGTGAAAAAGCGGTCCTCGCCGAGGAAGAGCCCCCCGAGCCCGGGACCATGGTGGCCCTCATCTCCGGGGCGCTGCTCGCCGTGGGCGGAGGGGGCACCTACCAGGCCTGGCTCACCTCTGACCGGTTGTGGTTCTTCGGCGCCGTGGCCCTTTTCAGCGCCTCCCTGCTCTCATTCATAGCCCACCGGGACCAGCAGAAGCGGTACGAGACGGCCCTCTCCTGGTGGACCCGCAGGATGGACGATCTCGACCTGCGGATGGAGGAGACCCTGCTGCTGCTGGAAAGCCAGAAGGCCAGGGTCGAAAGGCTCCGGAACAGACGGGAGGAACTCGGGGAGCGGCTCGGTATCAGGGCCCCGAGGTTCGCCAACGAAATGGACGAGCTTCTGGAAGAAGGGGAGAGGGACAATTCGGCGAACGAACGGTTCGCCGTGCTGAGCGAACGGAGCCGACAGATGGCCGCCGTGATGGCCCGGATGGACAGCGAGAGCGAGGCCATGGAGAGCGCCCTTGAGCGGACAGCTGCAGAGCTTGACAGTCTTGTGGCCGAATGGCGCCGCTGGCTTGCAGGGCGGCAATTTGACCAGAACCTTGCCCCGAAGGACATGGAGGCCCTGGTGCCCCGGATACTGCAGCTCCGGTCGGAGAAGTCCGCTATCGAATCTCGGAAGGCGGAGATGAGGGAACTCGAGAGGTATATCTCCTCGGTGAGGCAGCGCATTGCCGACCTGGCGGGGCTCTTCGCGGGTGCGGGCGCAGAGCTATCGGAAGAGCCCGACCCGTCTTCCATCCGTATTCTTGCCGCCGCGCTGCGGCAGGCCGGGGAGAGAAAGGGGGAGATCGCCGCTCTCGAACGGGACCTGGCGGCCCTTTCCGTCTCCCTTTCCGGACACCGGGGAGAGCTGGAAGTCAACGGGGAAAAAACAGGGGAGCTCTTCACCATCGCCGGTTCGGAAAACGAGGAACGGTACAGGGCCCTCGCCGCCCGCTGGGACGAACGGGAACGCCTCCTTGACGATGCCTCCCGGGAGCGGAAGGTCCTCCTTGGCCTTTTCGGCACCGCGGAGGAAGTGGAGAAGGCGGGAGAGGAGCTCCTGGCCCTCCCGGCGGAGGACGGGGCGAAGGAGAGGGAGCGGGCGGCGGAGGAAGCCGCCGTGCTGGAAAAGGAGTTCGAGGCCGCGGCGGACTCCAGAGGTAGGCTTGCCCTCCGCCTGGAGCAGATCGCCGCGGATGAGCGCCTCGGGGAACTGCTCTTTTCCAGGAGCGAGATGGAGCGGAAGCTGGACGACAGCGTGAAAGAGTGGCTTTCGGTGATCCTCGCCAGGCATTTCCTCGAGGTTTCCAAGGAGAAGCACGAGAGGGAGCGCCAGCCCGAGGTGATCCGCAGGGCGGGAAAATATCTTGCGCTCATGACGGGAAACCGCTACACTCTTCTTTCGGGTGGAGGAGAGAGAGGACTCTCCGTGGTCCTTGAAGGGAACGATCCCTCCAGGGAACGGAAGGACGAGGTCAAGTGGAGTTCAGGGCTCGCCGACCAGGTCTACCTGTCCATGCGGCTCTCCCTGGCGACGCTGTGGGGACGGAATTCCGAGCCCCTGCCCCTGATACTTGACGATCTTCTCGTCCGGTTCGACGAAACCCGCCAGCAGGGGGCCGCTGAGGCCATTCTCGAAGCGGCGGAGGACAACCAGGTGCTCCTTTTCACCTGCCAGAAAAAGACCCTCGACATTTTCCGGACCGTGGTGGAGGCCCGGGGGACCGCTCCGGATTTTCTCGCCTTCCACCATATCGAGCGGGGAACCTTCCGCCCGGCAGTATGA
- a CDS encoding iron-containing alcohol dehydrogenase yields the protein MVLRKFVAPEIIFGRGSRALAGRYARNLGGTKILVVTDDGVAEAGWLDPLLESLEGEGLGWAVYRDVQPNPTESMVMRGAHIYTSEGCDLILTLGGGSPMDCAKAIGAVHANGGNVLDFVGVDKIPVPCPPVVCIPTTAGSAADISQFSIIKNEKTGIKHAIVSKSMVPDVALVDPDTTLTMDGFLTASTGMDALTHAFEAYVSRAHSPLTDLHALQSVEMVHTFLLRAMGDLSNPEYRTGMMLASLHAGLAFSNASLGVVHALSHSLGGLLDLPHGECNSLLLRHGVEANFDAVPERFASLLERFGGPAEPPGVLPGLLARLDDLRERAGLPGRLRDLGLSEDLLPEIAAAAWEDPCMITNPRPMSSSDLEGILRNAY from the coding sequence ATGGTACTCCGGAAGTTTGTCGCCCCTGAAATCATCTTCGGCAGAGGATCCCGCGCTCTCGCCGGCCGGTACGCCAGGAACCTCGGAGGCACGAAGATCCTCGTGGTCACCGACGACGGCGTGGCCGAAGCCGGGTGGCTCGATCCCCTCCTCGAAAGCCTCGAAGGCGAGGGCCTGGGCTGGGCGGTCTACCGCGACGTTCAGCCGAACCCCACCGAATCCATGGTCATGCGGGGAGCTCACATCTACACCTCGGAAGGCTGCGACCTCATCCTCACCCTCGGCGGAGGAAGCCCCATGGACTGCGCCAAGGCCATCGGTGCCGTCCACGCCAACGGGGGGAACGTGCTGGACTTTGTGGGGGTGGACAAAATCCCCGTCCCCTGCCCTCCGGTGGTCTGCATACCCACCACCGCAGGAAGCGCCGCGGACATCTCCCAGTTTTCCATCATCAAGAACGAAAAAACAGGCATCAAACACGCCATTGTCAGCAAGTCCATGGTCCCTGACGTGGCCCTGGTGGACCCGGACACGACCCTCACCATGGACGGCTTCCTCACCGCGTCCACGGGAATGGACGCCCTCACCCACGCCTTCGAGGCCTACGTGTCCCGGGCGCACTCGCCTCTTACGGACCTCCACGCACTCCAGTCCGTGGAGATGGTGCACACCTTTCTTCTCCGCGCCATGGGCGACCTCTCCAACCCGGAATACCGGACCGGGATGATGCTGGCGTCCCTCCATGCCGGCCTCGCCTTTTCCAACGCGAGTCTCGGCGTGGTCCACGCCCTCTCCCACAGTCTCGGCGGGCTCCTCGACCTTCCCCACGGAGAATGCAACTCCCTGCTCCTCCGTCACGGGGTGGAAGCCAACTTCGATGCCGTCCCCGAACGGTTTGCCTCCCTCCTCGAACGGTTCGGCGGCCCTGCGGAACCTCCCGGCGTCCTCCCCGGGCTGCTCGCCCGCCTTGATGACCTCAGGGAACGGGCAGGTCTTCCGGGAAGGCTCCGGGATCTCGGCCTGAGTGAGGATCTTCTTCCCGAAATAGCGGCGGCGGCTTGGGAGGACCCCTGCATGATCACGAACCCCCGTCCCATGTCCTCTTCCGACCTTGAGGGAATCCTGCGAAATGCCTACTGA
- a CDS encoding metallophosphoesterase family protein, whose amino-acid sequence MSGRKISFVHCADLHLDSPFSGLSDISPSLGAFLRKATFRAFENAVTFALKKGADFFLVSGDVYDSEDRSVRAQVFFLEQLRRLSGGGIPSFIAAGNHDSLSGWEADRDFPPLAFRFGPGVESVPLVLGGEMAGTVHGFSYPVRDVEENVALRFAGRKGEGVNIALLHCNVGGRKGHENYAPCSLDDLRAAGMDYWALGHVHGAEVLCRDPLVVYPGTIQGRNIRETGKKGVFYVTLSAGEPGCAEFVPCDVVRWRSGDISIDGMERDEEFFQAVSDLKETVRRENGRLPALLRLSISGRGKIHGLLRRPGFLRGPGGLLETVNEGEEDRPDFIFTEEIFEVTAPPLDLDSLAAGSHFAGDFLKEVRAFRQGGNLRDGLKNILRERGILDRIPSREVLDVIDSLSDEDAELLLDRGTFSALSGLLEGIDGL is encoded by the coding sequence GTGAGCGGCCGGAAAATTTCTTTCGTTCACTGCGCGGACCTTCACCTCGACAGCCCTTTTTCCGGGCTTTCCGATATCTCTCCCTCCCTCGGGGCATTCCTGCGAAAAGCGACTTTCCGGGCTTTTGAAAATGCCGTCACCTTCGCCCTGAAGAAGGGAGCGGATTTCTTCTTGGTCTCGGGCGATGTCTATGACAGCGAGGACAGAAGCGTCCGGGCCCAGGTTTTTTTTCTCGAACAGCTTCGGCGCCTTTCCGGCGGAGGAATCCCTTCCTTCATCGCTGCGGGAAACCACGATTCCCTCTCGGGATGGGAGGCGGACAGGGATTTTCCGCCCCTGGCCTTCCGGTTCGGCCCCGGGGTCGAGTCAGTTCCCCTGGTGCTTGGAGGGGAGATGGCCGGCACGGTTCACGGCTTCAGCTATCCCGTCCGGGACGTGGAGGAAAATGTGGCCCTCCGGTTCGCGGGCCGGAAGGGAGAAGGCGTGAACATCGCCCTGCTCCACTGCAACGTGGGCGGCCGGAAGGGGCATGAAAACTACGCCCCCTGTTCCCTGGACGACCTGAGGGCGGCGGGCATGGACTACTGGGCCCTGGGCCACGTGCACGGGGCGGAGGTGCTCTGCCGGGACCCCCTTGTGGTCTATCCCGGGACTATCCAGGGGAGGAACATCCGGGAAACGGGGAAAAAGGGCGTTTTTTACGTCACCCTCTCCGCCGGTGAGCCAGGGTGTGCCGAGTTCGTCCCCTGCGACGTGGTACGGTGGAGAAGCGGGGACATTTCCATTGACGGAATGGAGCGGGACGAGGAGTTTTTCCAGGCCGTGTCGGACCTGAAGGAGACGGTCCGGCGGGAAAACGGCAGGCTGCCGGCCCTTCTGCGGCTTTCCATTTCAGGCCGGGGGAAGATCCACGGACTCCTCCGCCGCCCGGGGTTTCTCAGGGGGCCCGGCGGGCTTCTTGAGACAGTGAACGAAGGGGAGGAAGACAGGCCCGATTTCATCTTCACCGAGGAGATTTTCGAGGTGACGGCCCCCCCCCTGGATCTTGACTCCCTCGCGGCGGGCAGCCATTTTGCAGGCGATTTCCTGAAGGAGGTCCGGGCTTTCCGGCAGGGAGGCAATCTCCGGGATGGACTCAAGAACATCCTCAGAGAGCGGGGAATTCTGGACAGGATCCCGTCCCGGGAGGTGCTGGACGTGATAGACTCCCTGTCCGACGAGGACGCGGAGCTGCTCCTCGACAGGGGGACCTTTTCGGCCCTGTCCGGACTGCTCGAAGGGATTGACGGATTATGA
- a CDS encoding 3-oxoacyl-ACP synthase III family protein has product MKGFGAAISAISYYLPPKVVDNRALVEEFGTWTEDKIYQKTGIRERHVVDGELVSDLAARAAEKLFEEHGVDRDSIDFLLLCTESPDYYLPATACVVQDRLGLKKTTGALDYNLGCSGFIYGLALSKGLIAAGIASRVLLITADTLTRTINPKDKSTRTIFGDAAAAILVEASDTARIGDFVLGTDGSGMDKLIIPAGAWAAPRSPETAAERTNKWGNTRSAENLYMNGPEVLNFTLATVPEAVSRTLEAHSLKLEDVDLFVFHQATLLILEHLRKEIGIPPEKFFMNMENKGNTVSATIPMALRDAADEGRLRPGDRVMAVGFGVGYSWGATIIRW; this is encoded by the coding sequence ATGAAAGGATTTGGAGCGGCCATTTCGGCCATTTCGTACTACCTTCCGCCGAAAGTGGTGGACAACAGGGCCCTCGTGGAGGAGTTCGGCACGTGGACTGAAGATAAAATATACCAGAAAACCGGAATAAGGGAACGCCACGTGGTCGACGGGGAGCTGGTGTCGGACCTTGCGGCCAGGGCGGCGGAAAAGCTCTTCGAAGAACACGGCGTCGACCGGGATTCTATCGACTTCCTGCTGCTGTGCACCGAAAGCCCCGATTATTACCTTCCGGCCACAGCCTGCGTGGTGCAGGACCGTCTTGGCCTGAAAAAAACCACCGGGGCCCTGGACTACAACCTGGGATGCTCGGGCTTCATCTATGGCCTCGCCCTCTCGAAGGGGCTCATCGCCGCGGGCATAGCGTCGAGGGTCCTGCTCATCACCGCCGACACCCTGACCCGGACAATCAACCCGAAGGACAAGAGCACCCGGACCATCTTCGGCGACGCCGCGGCGGCCATCCTGGTGGAGGCCTCCGACACGGCCCGTATCGGCGATTTCGTCCTCGGCACCGACGGCTCAGGCATGGACAAGCTCATCATACCCGCCGGTGCATGGGCAGCCCCCCGCTCTCCCGAAACTGCCGCCGAACGGACAAACAAGTGGGGAAACACCAGGAGCGCGGAAAACCTGTACATGAACGGCCCGGAGGTACTCAACTTCACCCTGGCCACCGTGCCCGAAGCGGTCAGCCGGACACTGGAGGCTCATTCCCTGAAGCTCGAGGACGTGGACCTCTTTGTCTTCCACCAGGCCACGCTCCTCATCCTGGAGCACCTGAGGAAGGAAATCGGCATTCCTCCGGAGAAGTTCTTCATGAACATGGAGAACAAGGGCAACACGGTGAGCGCCACCATTCCCATGGCTCTGCGGGACGCCGCCGACGAGGGCAGGCTCCGCCCCGGGGACAGGGTCATGGCCGTGGGATTCGGCGTCGGGTATTCCTGGGGAGCGACTATCATACGATGGTAA